Part of the Vibrio celticus genome, TGGGGCTATCGCGAGGAAGGGAAGAACCATGCGCGTTTGACCTACAACCCCTACTTCTCAGATTCTATGGCGAAGTTAGATGCCGTGCTGAATTCTGAAGGCTAACAAGCTCAAACCTGTCGAAGCCAATCCATAGAAATCAAAAAGGCTCACTAGATAACGTCTAGTGAGCCTTTTTTAATGAGTATCGTTTCTCGTAACTTACTCTTATCGCTTACTGCTATATCGTCCACACCACACGAACAGCAAGCAGGATCAACACCAAACCTGATAGTCGGTCAATCAGCTGCGCCTTTGAGCGAATACGTTCAACAATCAACGGGCTAGATAGCACCAAGGTGATAAAAGTGTACCAAAGGCCGTCGACAATCAACGGCGTTGAGACAATGATCACTTGATTGGTCAGTTCATTACCTAATGCAACAAATTGGCTGAACAGAGCGATGAAGAACAGCGCAATCTTTGGGCTTAAGATAGAGATCAAGAAAGCCTCGCGAGCAGACTGCATGTAACTCATCTTTTCCCCCGCCTCTAATTTCGCGGCAACACCACCTTTCGAACGTAACGCGTTTACGCCGAGATAAAGCAGATACGCAGCACCCGCTAAACTAATACCTTTGAACAACATTGGTGATTGCTCAAGCACAACGGCCAAACCAACAATGGTTGCGAACGCATAAATACCGATACCAGCAGCATGCGACCAAGCTGCGATAAGTCCGTTCATGCGGCCACCAGCCAAGCTGTGCTTAGCGATCATCGCCAAACTCGGGCCCGGAGACATTGCACCCAACAAGCAAATCGCTAATAAAGAAAACCAAATTGTTACTGTCATCATTCCATTCCTAGTAAAATAAAGCGTTCCAGCTGAACACTCTACGCTTAATACTCAATACTTGGCACTTACCATAATCCGCAGAACGTATCATTTGAAATCAAAGGTTATCATTACACTTATGATTTCAAATCATACTGATATTGTAACTCGACTTTTTCATGGCTTGGAATGCCTTTTCTCTCGCCCATTTGTGGGCAGAGTCGTTGTCATATTTAGGGTGCCACATTAACCAATAGGTATGCATTTCCGTATCAAACGGCAAAGAAAAGTAGGTAGTATCGAGGTGTCGACCTAGGTTATAGGCGATATGTTCCGGCACAATCATCAGGTAATCGTCTTGCATCAATACAGTACCAGCCGACGAAAAGAACGGAACCTGTAGCGCGACTCTTCGCTTAAGTCCTTGCTTCTTCAATGCTATGTCCGCGTAGCTGTCTTTATCTCCGCCCCCCGTCACCTTTATGTGAGAGTAGTTAACAATGTCTTCTGCACTCAAAACCACTTGTTGAGCTATTGGGTGAGACTTGCGCATCAAACACACCGACTTGTCTTCACCAAGTTTGATGCTTGAAACATGCTCTGGCTTTGTGGGAAACATACTAGAAGCTAAGTGGATCCCCGACTCGTTCAGTGCTTCAAGGTAGTTTGGCTGCCACAGGCGATAAGCCAAATTGATGTTCGGCGCTTCAGCGGACACCTCTGCCACAATCACAGGAAGAATATACTGAGCCACATAATCACTCGAAGACAACACCAACTCACCTTGCCAGTCTCGTGGCTCAAAGGGTTTATCGTCTAACAGGTGATCAAACTCTCCAAGCAAGTCATCGAGCTTATCTTTAAGCTGAAGAGCACGATTAGTAGGAACCAGTTTGTTACCATCACGAACCAACAAAGGATCGCCACACAAATTTCTTAGCTGGCTAAGTTGGCGGCTAACCGCTGACTGTGTAATATGCAAGCGTTGAGCTGCGCGGCTGACATGACACTCTTCTAGAAGTACATGCAGCGAACGCAGTAGGTTTAAGTTGATATTGCCTAACATGGATGTACCGTCGGATTCAGTTTGTTAAAAAACTCGGTAAGCACAGTATGAGTCATTAGGTGACGCAGATCTGGATAGCTCTGCAGTTGGTCGCGAACTTGATTTAAACGCTCCATGCTTTCCACTTCAACGTACAGCATCATATCCGTCTCACCGCTGATCGAGTGACACCACTGCACACCATCAATACTCTGGATTCGTTGCGCGTAGGACTCACAACTATGGTCGCTGCTCGACATGTCGAACTTCAACAAAATATAAGCACACACATTCTTCGTTTGATTGGGTTCTGTCACTTGAGCGCAGTAGCCCGTAATCACTTTATCGCTTTCCAGTTTCTTGATTCTGGCGTTCACCGCCGAGCGCGAGAGACTGACATCTCGTGCGATATCACTCACTGAGCATCGAGCGTTGGTTTTGAGAATATCCAAAATCTGGCGATCAAATTTATCCATACTTCTGATTCTTTCCACTTATTGTTCTATTTATAACGCCTAATTTGACACAACTTTCCTACTTATAACAGCCATTATGACAGCCGACACTTTCACGCTTAATCGGATTAATACCGTTAAAATGACGGTGTCTTACGACGTTTCGCTAGCTGTATTATTGATGTCAACAATGTATGCTCTCAATCATAACTTCTCACACACCAGAAGAAAGTTACTGGAAGACCGTGACCAGAATCAAATAGCTAGGAGAGCGAATGACACAACTCAAACAAGAAATCACGCTTATTTCAGGAATCGGACAACTCTCGACGACCTTGCTAGGCACTGGATTATTTATGATCCCTGCGATCGCAGCAGGCATTGCAGGACAGTTGTCTCTTCTCGCTTGGTTAATCCTGTTTATCGCTATTTGCCCGATTGCACTAACCTTCGCAGCACTAGGAAAACGCTACCCGAATGCAGGTGGCACGGCCTACTTTGTGCGTCAGGCGTTTAGCGAGCGATTAGAAACAAGCGTGGCGTGGTTGTTTGTGAGTGTTATTCCTGTCGGTATTCCAGCGGCCATTGCACTGGCAGGTGGCTTTGCTCAACAATTGTTACCTGCGCCTCTCGACACACCACTTGGTGCTCAATCCTTTACCGTCGCCCTGCTTATTGCCGTCAATTTGATGGGCAGTAAATCTTCTGGCCGCTTACAAACGGTGATTGCGTTGTCGATTTTCGCCTTGGTTAGCGCTTTTGTTTGGAAAGCCGACATCACGGTAGCCAATGTTGCTCTTCCAGCCATCTCGTCCGATTCTATGTGGTCTATCGGCGCTGCGTTGGCTGTCATGTTTTGGTGC contains:
- a CDS encoding LysE family translocator, with protein sequence MTVTIWFSLLAICLLGAMSPGPSLAMIAKHSLAGGRMNGLIAAWSHAAGIGIYAFATIVGLAVVLEQSPMLFKGISLAGAAYLLYLGVNALRSKGGVAAKLEAGEKMSYMQSAREAFLISILSPKIALFFIALFSQFVALGNELTNQVIIVSTPLIVDGLWYTFITLVLSSPLIVERIRSKAQLIDRLSGLVLILLAVRVVWTI
- a CDS encoding LysR family transcriptional regulator is translated as MLGNINLNLLRSLHVLLEECHVSRAAQRLHITQSAVSRQLSQLRNLCGDPLLVRDGNKLVPTNRALQLKDKLDDLLGEFDHLLDDKPFEPRDWQGELVLSSSDYVAQYILPVIVAEVSAEAPNINLAYRLWQPNYLEALNESGIHLASSMFPTKPEHVSSIKLGEDKSVCLMRKSHPIAQQVVLSAEDIVNYSHIKVTGGGDKDSYADIALKKQGLKRRVALQVPFFSSAGTVLMQDDYLMIVPEHIAYNLGRHLDTTYFSLPFDTEMHTYWLMWHPKYDNDSAHKWAREKAFQAMKKSSYNISMI
- a CDS encoding Lrp/AsnC family transcriptional regulator, yielding MDKFDRQILDILKTNARCSVSDIARDVSLSRSAVNARIKKLESDKVITGYCAQVTEPNQTKNVCAYILLKFDMSSSDHSCESYAQRIQSIDGVQWCHSISGETDMMLYVEVESMERLNQVRDQLQSYPDLRHLMTHTVLTEFFNKLNPTVHPC